In the genome of bacterium, one region contains:
- the dnaB gene encoding replicative DNA helicase — protein MATNLDRLPPQNLEAETALLGCLMLDKDAIINVADTIISDDYYDNRHRLIYEAIVGLYEKSASIDVLTVANLLEERKQIEQIGGASYLATLVNSVPSSAHAAYYASIVKKKGTLRRLINSASEITNMAFSEEGEIEDILDTAEQKLFNISQSNLKQNFISISNVLHDTFERIDELHRSSGKLRGVPTGFIELDKKLSGLQKSDLVILAARPSMGKTSLALDIMRYVAVHTKTPVGIFSLEMSKDQLVDRLLAAESNVDFWKIRTGQLNEADFEALGDAMGALSEAPIFIDDTAGGNIMEIRTKARRLQTEQKLGLIVVDYLQLMAGRSTENRVQEVSEISRSLKILARELNVPVLALSQLSRGLENRPDKVPQLADLRESGSIEQDADVVMFIYREDMYKGKESSRPNIAEIHIKKHRNGPTGQVDLFFDAERTSFRNLDKSFDTSPETVMQTLSGGELEEL, from the coding sequence ATGGCCACAAATCTAGACCGACTACCACCTCAAAACCTCGAAGCAGAAACCGCGCTTTTGGGCTGTTTAATGTTAGATAAAGACGCCATTATTAACGTGGCGGATACTATCATTAGCGACGACTATTACGATAATCGCCACCGCTTAATCTACGAAGCGATCGTTGGTCTTTACGAAAAGAGCGCTTCTATCGACGTGCTGACCGTTGCCAACTTGCTCGAAGAACGAAAACAAATTGAACAAATCGGCGGAGCCAGCTACTTGGCGACCCTAGTCAACTCTGTACCTTCATCAGCCCACGCCGCTTACTATGCCAGCATTGTAAAGAAGAAGGGCACACTGCGCCGCCTGATTAACTCTGCTTCGGAAATTACCAATATGGCCTTCTCGGAAGAGGGCGAAATCGAAGATATTTTAGATACTGCAGAACAGAAGCTGTTCAATATTTCTCAAAGCAACCTGAAGCAGAATTTTATTTCTATCAGCAATGTGTTACACGATACGTTCGAACGCATCGACGAACTGCACCGCTCCAGCGGCAAGCTGCGCGGCGTGCCCACAGGCTTTATCGAGCTCGACAAAAAGTTAAGCGGGCTGCAAAAATCCGACTTGGTTATTCTGGCCGCTCGACCTTCTATGGGTAAAACCTCTTTAGCGCTGGACATCATGCGCTACGTAGCAGTGCACACCAAAACTCCGGTAGGAATCTTCTCTCTCGAAATGAGCAAGGACCAGCTGGTAGACCGTTTGCTCGCTGCAGAAAGCAACGTAGATTTCTGGAAGATCCGCACTGGTCAGCTAAACGAAGCCGACTTCGAAGCCCTTGGCGATGCCATGGGCGCGCTTTCCGAAGCGCCAATCTTCATAGACGATACTGCCGGCGGCAACATTATGGAAATCCGCACCAAGGCCCGCCGCCTGCAGACAGAGCAAAAACTCGGTCTGATAGTGGTCGACTACCTACAGCTTATGGCTGGCCGCAGCACCGAAAACCGCGTGCAGGAAGTTTCAGAAATTTCCCGATCCCTAAAAATTCTGGCGCGCGAACTCAATGTCCCGGTCTTAGCCCTATCCCAGCTGTCCCGCGGCTTGGAAAACCGTCCAGACAAAGTTCCTCAGCTGGCTGACCTTCGAGAATCCGGATCAATCGAGCAAGACGCCGACGTTGTAATGTTTATTTATCGCGAAGATATGTATAAAGGAAAAGAATCATCCCGCCCTAATATCGCCGAAATCCATATTAAAAAGCACCGCAACGGCCCTACCGGCCAAGTCGATTTGTTCTTCGATGCAGAGCGCACCTCATTCCGCAACTTGGACAAGAGCTTCGACACCAGCCCAGAAACAGTCATGCAAACTCTTAGCGGCGGCGAACTGGAAGAACTCTAA
- a CDS encoding class I tRNA ligase family protein encodes MLKIFDTLQKDIIPLEFSGETVNFYSCGPTVYGYAHIGNLRSFIMADVLFRTLKANGQKVRWVMNITDIDDKTIRGCLAEFGNESSIKTLKTYTTKFTERFIADLREVGVNTEQIEFINVTDVIPEIQEFIMKLKEKGYAYTAEDGSTYFSIEKYQNDFKDYGALVGAKFLEGKKVGARIKHDEYDKDNLSDFALWKAWDEADGAIFWEHPELGKGRPGWHIECSAINFHAFRGEATDIHTGGIDLIFPHHTNEIAQSQPLGPFVNYWVHFEHLLVDSKKMSKSLKNDYTLEELKGKGFSGLDLRYLLLQSNFRQQNNFTWEAIEAAHNARVKLANSVDVNSAEEVSIAGEFLDALNNNLNTAGALAIAHQNKDNLLSYDQVLGLSLGDKPHVEIPEAVQELLTQRQQARDNKDFSKSDELRDEIAKHGFEVKDTSTGQQITKK; translated from the coding sequence ATGCTTAAAATTTTCGATACCTTGCAAAAAGATATCATTCCTCTAGAATTCTCCGGCGAAACGGTTAATTTCTACAGTTGCGGACCAACCGTTTACGGTTATGCCCACATAGGAAATTTGCGCAGTTTTATCATGGCCGACGTGCTTTTCCGCACCTTAAAAGCAAACGGCCAAAAAGTGCGCTGGGTCATGAACATCACCGATATCGATGATAAAACCATCCGCGGCTGTCTGGCAGAATTCGGAAATGAATCCAGCATCAAAACTCTAAAAACTTACACCACTAAATTCACCGAACGGTTTATCGCGGATCTGCGCGAAGTAGGCGTAAATACGGAACAAATTGAGTTCATTAATGTGACCGATGTAATTCCCGAAATTCAGGAATTCATTATGAAGCTCAAGGAAAAAGGCTACGCCTATACCGCCGAAGACGGCAGCACTTATTTCAGCATTGAGAAATACCAAAATGATTTTAAAGATTATGGTGCCTTAGTTGGAGCTAAATTTTTGGAAGGCAAAAAGGTCGGCGCGCGCATCAAGCATGACGAGTACGACAAAGACAATCTCAGCGACTTCGCTTTATGGAAGGCCTGGGACGAGGCAGACGGCGCCATATTTTGGGAACATCCGGAATTAGGCAAAGGCCGCCCGGGTTGGCATATTGAATGTTCGGCAATTAACTTTCACGCGTTTAGGGGAGAAGCAACCGACATACACACCGGCGGCATTGATTTAATATTCCCTCATCACACCAACGAGATTGCACAAAGTCAGCCGCTTGGTCCATTTGTAAATTACTGGGTTCATTTTGAACACCTTCTAGTAGACAGCAAAAAAATGTCGAAGAGCCTAAAAAACGATTACACTCTAGAGGAACTCAAAGGCAAAGGCTTTTCAGGCTTAGACTTAAGATACCTTTTGCTGCAAAGCAATTTCCGACAGCAAAACAATTTTACCTGGGAAGCAATCGAAGCCGCTCATAATGCCAGAGTTAAATTGGCAAATTCTGTAGATGTAAATTCCGCCGAAGAGGTTTCTATTGCTGGCGAGTTTTTGGACGCACTCAATAATAACCTCAACACCGCCGGAGCCTTGGCAATTGCCCACCAAAACAAAGACAACCTGCTTAGCTACGATCAGGTCCTTGGCTTAAGCCTTGGCGATAAACCCCATGTCGAAATTCCCGAAGCTGTGCAAGAGCTACTAACCCAAAGACAGCAGGCCCGGGACAATAAAGATTTTTCTAAATCAGACGAGCTTCGGGACGAAATTGCCAAGCACGGATTTGAAGTTAAAGACACTTCGACCGGCCAACAAATAACAAAAAAGTAA
- a CDS encoding cation:proton antiporter, with translation MDNLFIELAAVMAGAGIIAFLLRFLKQPSIIAYIVTGLIIGQLGLVNIHNGEIFHGLGEIGITLLLFMVGLEMDISQLKRISKTAIITGLVQVIFTGVAGFGLLSLLGFEFVTALYISIAISFSSTIIAVKLLSEKKDLQSLYGKIVVGILLVQAVLAIFILVLLSSSNAVSGSPFAGFNLSGQLVLTLGKTFMLGVAIVWLSKYVFPRVIKSIEKSEELILLFALAWSLGIAALFSLPIIGFNAAIAGFVAGLSLANSGIQHKIGSRIQPLRDFFIIIFFIVLGASLSLTNISDAIIPALIITGFVLIIKPLITSLSLSILGYKPRIGFMSGASIAHISEFGLLITSAGLAAGYVNETDVTVVALVRILTIAAATYGILYASKIYKYVQPLFNYLDFSNTKKDNELIKSPPANHIIIIGAHRLGSHILDSLSVPAEEIVIIDFNPDVVHHYEKLGYTAICGDIADQYIQEVSNLKKARLIISTIPDLADNMATFEFIKRQKKKIKIIMTAQDEDEAQVLYDLGADYVLVQHIIGSLHLAGVIEANQNPNALKKLKERHLKSLRAHDHH, from the coding sequence ATGGACAATTTATTTATCGAATTAGCCGCTGTCATGGCAGGAGCTGGCATCATTGCGTTCCTGCTGAGATTTTTGAAGCAGCCAAGCATCATTGCATATATTGTGACAGGTTTGATCATTGGCCAACTAGGGTTGGTCAATATTCATAATGGCGAGATCTTCCATGGCTTGGGTGAAATTGGCATTACCCTGCTGTTATTTATGGTCGGACTGGAAATGGACATCTCTCAGTTAAAGCGTATTAGCAAAACCGCGATCATTACCGGATTAGTCCAAGTTATATTCACAGGTGTTGCAGGCTTCGGGTTACTAAGCCTGCTCGGATTCGAATTTGTTACCGCACTGTACATCTCGATCGCCATCAGTTTTTCTTCTACCATTATTGCCGTTAAGCTTTTATCAGAAAAAAAGGATCTGCAAAGCTTATACGGGAAAATTGTCGTAGGAATCCTGCTGGTTCAAGCAGTCTTGGCGATATTTATTTTAGTACTACTGTCCTCTTCGAATGCAGTAAGCGGATCCCCGTTCGCGGGCTTTAACTTAAGCGGGCAATTAGTGCTCACTCTAGGCAAAACTTTTATGCTCGGAGTAGCGATTGTATGGCTTAGCAAGTACGTATTCCCGCGAGTTATAAAATCCATAGAAAAATCGGAAGAGCTTATTTTATTGTTCGCCTTGGCGTGGTCGCTAGGCATAGCTGCTTTGTTCAGCTTGCCGATCATAGGATTCAACGCCGCGATCGCCGGATTCGTAGCCGGACTCTCGTTGGCTAATTCTGGCATCCAGCATAAGATCGGCAGCCGCATTCAGCCCCTGCGCGATTTTTTCATTATCATATTCTTCATAGTCCTGGGCGCCAGCCTATCCCTTACAAACATTTCTGATGCCATAATCCCGGCGCTGATAATTACAGGATTTGTATTGATAATTAAACCGCTTATAACTTCGCTCTCACTAAGCATACTTGGATACAAGCCGCGCATCGGCTTTATGAGCGGAGCCTCTATAGCGCATATCTCGGAATTCGGCCTACTCATTACCTCTGCCGGGCTGGCTGCAGGATATGTAAACGAAACAGACGTAACCGTTGTCGCCTTAGTCCGAATCCTTACTATCGCCGCAGCAACTTATGGCATTTTGTACGCCTCAAAGATCTATAAATATGTTCAGCCACTCTTTAATTATTTGGATTTCTCGAATACTAAAAAGGATAATGAACTTATTAAGTCTCCTCCTGCAAACCACATAATCATCATTGGCGCGCATAGGCTAGGTAGCCACATCTTAGATTCGCTTTCGGTGCCGGCAGAAGAGATAGTAATAATAGACTTTAACCCGGACGTCGTTCATCATTACGAAAAACTCGGCTATACAGCCATCTGTGGTGATATCGCAGACCAATACATCCAGGAGGTGTCTAATTTGAAAAAAGCCAGGCTGATTATCTCCACTATCCCCGACTTGGCCGACAACATGGCGACGTTTGAGTTTATCAAACGTCAAAAAAAGAAGATCAAAATCATCATGACAGCGCAGGATGAAGACGAAGCGCAAGTATTATACGACCTAGGCGCTGATTATGTTTTGGTGCAGCATATCATAGGCAGTCTGCACTTGGCTGGGGTAATAGAAGCTAATCAAAACCCTAACGCACTTAAAAAACTCAAAGAGCGCCACTTAAAAAGCCTGCGCGCGCACGACCACCATTAA
- a CDS encoding nucleoside monophosphate kinase, which translates to MDSPIMDFTKYDAIFMIGPQGSGKGTQGKVLAKKINFFYWEMGAILREEAKKDTPFGRKVKELIDAGHLLEDEELFRVLQTELPEVIKHKRLLFDGVPRTVPQGIHLIHYLQQNGFTQFAAVVIDVPKEESVKRLLERAHHEFRTDDTPDKIEYRLNLYDEQTKPVIKFMGGVGELFVIDGVGSIEQITARIDEALQVKESHV; encoded by the coding sequence ATGGATTCACCTATTATGGATTTTACAAAATATGACGCGATTTTTATGATCGGACCTCAGGGTTCCGGCAAGGGTACGCAAGGTAAAGTGTTAGCTAAAAAAATCAATTTCTTTTACTGGGAAATGGGTGCAATTCTGCGTGAAGAAGCGAAAAAGGATACTCCTTTTGGACGGAAAGTTAAGGAACTGATCGACGCCGGGCATTTATTGGAAGACGAAGAGCTGTTTCGGGTGTTACAGACAGAATTGCCGGAAGTTATTAAACACAAGCGCCTGCTCTTCGACGGCGTGCCTCGCACGGTGCCGCAGGGTATTCACTTAATACATTATTTGCAGCAAAACGGTTTTACGCAGTTTGCCGCGGTAGTCATTGATGTTCCAAAAGAAGAATCTGTAAAGCGCTTGTTAGAGCGCGCTCACCATGAATTTCGCACAGACGATACTCCCGATAAAATTGAATACCGTTTAAATCTTTATGATGAACAAACAAAGCCCGTAATCAAATTCATGGGGGGAGTAGGGGAGCTTTTTGTAATTGATGGGGTTGGCAGTATTGAACAAATTACAGCGCGCATTGATGAAGCGTTGCAAGTAAAGGAGAGTCACGTTTAA
- a CDS encoding nucleoside monophosphate kinase — protein MQRTPRTKSNMQLNLIFLGDVAAGKATQSAYFAKKYKLYDFDMGRELTLLREKQRDVNHILKKNYDKGILAPTQLCRQILRDTISSVPKTKGILFDGHPKMVQEARLARKLLAESGRTKPLVVYITIPVEETKKRIASRQGYKGTNTTRRSDDTLKGLQNRAKYYRINIRQVIKYFSSVYKFERISGMGTPVQVRARIQKAIDLYIKNNQPWESQSKLSKKSK, from the coding sequence ATGCAACGCACGCCTCGCACCAAGTCTAATATGCAGCTTAACCTAATCTTCTTAGGTGATGTGGCTGCGGGCAAGGCAACCCAGTCTGCCTACTTTGCAAAAAAGTATAAATTGTACGATTTCGACATGGGGCGCGAATTAACGCTGTTGCGTGAAAAGCAGAGGGATGTAAACCATATTTTAAAAAAGAATTATGATAAGGGGATCTTGGCGCCAACCCAACTATGTCGCCAGATTTTGAGGGATACCATTTCGAGCGTTCCCAAGACAAAAGGTATTCTGTTCGACGGTCATCCCAAAATGGTGCAAGAAGCCCGCTTAGCTCGTAAATTGCTAGCGGAGTCTGGCCGCACAAAACCTCTGGTGGTCTACATTACCATTCCGGTGGAAGAAACAAAGAAAAGAATCGCTTCCCGCCAGGGTTATAAAGGAACCAACACCACTCGGCGCAGCGACGATACTCTCAAAGGCCTTCAGAATCGGGCTAAGTATTATCGAATAAACATTCGGCAAGTTATTAAATATTTTTCATCAGTATATAAATTCGAAAGGATCAGTGGTATGGGTACTCCTGTACAGGTTCGAGCTAGAATTCAGAAAGCCATTGATCTTTATATCAAGAATAATCAACCATGGGAAAGTCAATCAAAACTAAGCAAGAAATCGAAGTAA
- the map gene encoding type I methionyl aminopeptidase has translation MGKSIKTKQEIEVIDQGGKLLRDILHRTAALAKPGVSTAELNRFAEAEIRKVGGEPSFIGYGSRDNPFPAGLCTSVNDVVVHGIPSEQDILTEGDIVGLDIGMVYKGLYTDTAITVGVGKVSSQAQKLMDTARIALEEAINVAKPGNTIGDIGFAIQSIVEKAGFSVIRDLVGHGVGYAVHEDPAVPCYGKPGKGMELEENMVLAIEPMICQKKPNVIFDPDGWTIRSSDGGLGAHFEHTIAITKNGSRILT, from the coding sequence ATGGGAAAGTCAATCAAAACTAAGCAAGAAATCGAAGTAATCGATCAGGGCGGCAAGCTTCTGCGCGATATTTTGCATCGCACAGCTGCACTGGCAAAGCCGGGAGTTTCTACAGCGGAGCTGAACCGATTTGCAGAGGCCGAAATCAGAAAAGTTGGCGGCGAGCCAAGCTTTATTGGTTATGGCAGCAGAGACAATCCTTTCCCAGCTGGGTTGTGTACTTCTGTAAATGATGTCGTGGTGCATGGCATCCCCTCGGAGCAGGACATATTGACGGAAGGAGACATAGTCGGCTTGGATATTGGCATGGTATATAAAGGTTTATATACCGACACGGCGATTACCGTAGGTGTGGGTAAAGTCAGCTCGCAAGCCCAGAAGCTTATGGATACGGCGCGCATTGCTTTAGAAGAGGCTATTAATGTTGCAAAGCCCGGAAACACAATTGGCGATATTGGCTTCGCGATCCAATCGATTGTAGAAAAGGCCGGCTTCTCTGTGATTCGCGATTTGGTAGGGCACGGGGTCGGCTATGCCGTGCATGAAGATCCGGCTGTTCCGTGCTATGGCAAACCAGGCAAAGGTATGGAGCTGGAGGAAAATATGGTTCTTGCTATCGAGCCTATGATTTGCCAAAAGAAACCAAACGTCATTTTTGATCCCGACGGGTGGACTATTCGCAGTTCGGACGGAGGCTTGGGTGCTCACTTTGAACACACTATTGCTATCACCAAAAACGGATCTAGAATATTGACGTAA
- the tnpA gene encoding IS200/IS605 family transposase, translating to MVSSRRLYQLEHSTYRCFYHVVWTPRYRNKALQDKYTKAELKRIFLAICKWKSWEMSAWHIGDDHIHLYIGIPPKYSVAYALAVLKSKSSAWLKKKTKRFPKGALWARGYFVSTVGIDEAIVKRYVQNQEHHQIELPKLF from the coding sequence ATGGTTTCAAGTCGAAGATTGTACCAACTTGAACATAGCACTTACCGTTGTTTCTACCATGTGGTTTGGACTCCAAGGTATCGAAACAAGGCATTGCAAGACAAGTATACCAAAGCTGAACTCAAAAGAATATTTCTGGCCATCTGCAAGTGGAAAAGCTGGGAAATGTCTGCCTGGCACATTGGCGATGATCATATTCATCTCTACATTGGAATACCACCCAAGTATTCTGTTGCCTATGCTTTGGCAGTTCTTAAGTCTAAATCAAGTGCCTGGCTCAAGAAGAAGACTAAGCGGTTTCCTAAAGGAGCTCTTTGGGCCAGAGGCTACTTTGTATCCACTGTAGGCATTGATGAAGCAATAGTTAAGCGTTATGTTCAGAACCAAGAACATCATCAGATAGAACTGCCAAAGCTCTTCTAA
- the thrS gene encoding threonine--tRNA ligase, with translation MNNEQLSNKRHSLAHLLASAVLEQFPDAKLGIGPVIDNGFYYDFIFSKPLSPDDLPKIEKCMRELAKSNLAFERQDVSSEEAKSFYANKDQPFKDELINELSDTGESLSLYKTGEFTDLCRGGHVENTSEIDPESFKLDKLAGAYWRGDETKPMMTRIYGLAFETKEELDAYLNMREEALKRDHKKLGPELDLFVFSDLIGAGLPLWTPKGTLVRNMLDDYVWELRQAKGYTKVEIPHITKKDLYEKSGHWDKFKDELFRITTREGHEFAMKPMNCPHHTQIYNRKRWSYRELPQRYCNTTTCYRDEQSGELAGLSRVRAFAQDDAHVFTRLSEAKQEFVAVWDIIETFYKTFGFELKVRLSTRDPQNPDNYLGNSTDWDKAQDLLKEIAKEKGVETLDGIGEAAFYGPKLDFMANDSLGRQWQVATIQFDFNMPERFDLFCINEQGEQERIVMIHAAIMGSIERFLSVLIEHTGGNFPTWLSPLQAVVLPISEKQTEYAGNVIKQLKDSIPNLRVELDDRSESIGKRIREAAKQKVPYLLVVGDKEIEADSLAIRKRGDEDLGIIKVSDFIQTLKSEIEQKS, from the coding sequence ATGAATAACGAACAACTCTCCAACAAGCGCCACTCGCTCGCCCATCTGTTAGCAAGCGCAGTACTAGAACAATTCCCAGACGCCAAGTTAGGCATCGGCCCGGTAATAGATAATGGTTTTTACTATGACTTCATTTTCTCCAAGCCTTTAAGCCCGGATGACTTGCCAAAAATCGAAAAATGCATGCGCGAACTAGCTAAATCTAATTTGGCTTTCGAACGTCAGGATGTTTCTAGCGAAGAAGCTAAGAGTTTTTATGCAAACAAAGATCAGCCTTTTAAAGATGAATTAATAAATGAACTTTCCGATACTGGAGAAAGTCTGTCACTGTACAAGACCGGAGAATTTACCGATCTGTGTCGCGGCGGGCATGTAGAAAATACTTCCGAAATTGATCCTGAATCATTTAAGTTAGACAAGCTGGCAGGCGCTTACTGGCGCGGCGACGAAACTAAGCCAATGATGACCCGCATTTACGGCTTAGCATTCGAGACAAAAGAAGAACTGGATGCGTACTTGAACATGCGCGAAGAAGCTTTAAAGCGCGATCATAAAAAGCTGGGACCAGAATTAGACTTGTTTGTCTTCTCCGACCTGATCGGAGCTGGGTTGCCATTATGGACTCCAAAAGGAACATTGGTTCGTAACATGTTGGATGATTATGTTTGGGAACTGCGCCAAGCCAAAGGCTATACCAAAGTTGAAATTCCCCACATCACAAAAAAAGACCTCTACGAAAAAAGCGGTCACTGGGATAAATTTAAAGACGAATTATTCCGCATCACTACCCGCGAAGGACACGAATTTGCTATGAAACCGATGAACTGTCCTCACCATACCCAGATTTACAATCGAAAGCGCTGGAGCTACCGCGAACTGCCCCAGCGGTATTGCAACACAACTACCTGCTACCGGGATGAACAATCGGGAGAGCTTGCAGGGCTTTCGCGCGTGCGCGCTTTTGCACAAGATGACGCCCACGTTTTTACCCGCTTATCAGAGGCAAAGCAAGAGTTCGTGGCAGTTTGGGATATTATCGAAACATTCTATAAAACCTTTGGGTTCGAACTCAAAGTCCGTCTGTCCACCAGAGACCCTCAAAACCCGGATAATTATTTGGGTAATTCAACGGATTGGGACAAAGCCCAAGATCTACTCAAGGAAATTGCCAAAGAAAAAGGAGTGGAAACTCTGGACGGTATTGGCGAAGCCGCCTTTTACGGACCAAAACTCGACTTTATGGCTAACGATTCTTTAGGCAGACAATGGCAGGTCGCAACTATTCAGTTTGACTTCAATATGCCAGAACGCTTCGACCTGTTCTGCATCAATGAACAAGGCGAACAGGAACGCATTGTGATGATTCATGCGGCCATTATGGGTTCTATTGAACGTTTCTTGTCTGTATTAATCGAGCATACCGGCGGCAACTTCCCTACCTGGCTGTCCCCGTTGCAGGCAGTGGTTTTACCTATCTCGGAAAAGCAAACCGAATATGCAGGCAATGTTATCAAACAATTGAAGGACTCAATCCCGAATCTGAGAGTCGAACTAGACGATCGCAGCGAATCCATAGGCAAGCGCATCCGCGAAGCGGCAAAGCAAAAAGTTCCGTATTTACTGGTGGTGGGAGATAAGGAAATCGAAGCGGACAGCTTAGCAATACGAAAACGCGGCGATGAAGATTTAGGCATTATTAAAGTCAGCGATTTTATTCAAACATTAAAATCAGAAATCGAGCAAAAATCCTAA